In Chelmon rostratus isolate fCheRos1 chromosome 20, fCheRos1.pri, whole genome shotgun sequence, a single window of DNA contains:
- the sox17 gene encoding transcription factor SOX-17 translates to MSSPDAGYASDDQTQARCTMSVMMPGMGHCQWADPLSPLGDTKVKNEPCASGSGSQNRGKSEPRIRRPMNAFMVWAKDERKRLAQQNPDLHNAELSKMLGKSWKALPVTEKQPFVEEAERLRVQHMQDHPNYKYRPRRRKQVKRIKRLDSGFLVHGVSDHQAQSMSGDGRVCVESLGLGYHEHGFQLPPQPLSHYRDAQALGGPSYETYSLPTPDTSPLDAVESDSMFFPPHSQEDCHMMPAYACHSQAPEYQPQDPLSNHHSNPILHRHPTSAPEQPPQPAALPPSYMGCPNPLAMYYTQHCSPSHPKRHPGGAGQLSPPPDSHPHPDSVEQMHHSELLAEVDRSEFEQYLSSSSARADMTGLPYGPHEAGMQGPESLISSVLSDASTAVYYCSYNNS, encoded by the exons ATGAGCAGTCCCGATGCGGGTTACGCCAGCGACGATCAGACCCAGGCAAGGTGTACGATGTCAGTCATGATGCCTGGAATGGGACATTGCCAGTGGGCCGACCCTCTCAGTCCTCTTGGGGACACCAAAGTGAAAAACGAGCCGTGCGCCTCCGGCTCCGGCAGCCAGAATCGCGGGAAGAGCGAGCCGCGGATCCGACGGCCCATGAACGCTTTCATGGTCTGGGCGAAGGATGAGCGCAAGAGACTGGCGCAGCAAAACCCGGACCTGCACAACGCGGAGCTGAGCAAAATGCTGG GGAAATCGTGGAAAGCCCTTCCTGTCACAGAAAAGCAGCCCTTTGTGGAGGAGGCCGAGCGGCTGCGGGTTCAGCACATGCAGGATCACCCGAACTACAAGTACAGGCCCCGGCGGCGGAAGCAGGTGAAGAGGATTAAGAGGCTGGACTCTGGTTTTCTAGTCCATGGCGTGTCCGATCACCAGGCCCAGTCCATGTCCGGGGACGGCCGTGTGTGCGTGGAGAGTCTGGGCCTGGGCTACCACGAGCAtggcttccagcttcccccACAGCCGCTCAGCCACTATCGAGATGCTCAGGCTCTTGGGGGCCCCTCTTATGAAACCTACAGCCTCCCTACGCCTGACACCTCTCCTCTGGACGCTGTGGAGTCAGACTCCATGTTCTTCCCTCCACATTCACAAGAGGACTGCCACATGATGCCCGCGTATGCTTGCCACTCCCAGGCGCCAGAGTACCAGCCCCAGGACCCCCTCTCCAACCACCACAGCAACCCCATCCTGCACCGACACCCCACCTCAGCTCCAGAGCAGCCCCCTCAGCCGGCCGCCCTCCCCCCTTCCTACATGGGATGCCCAAACCCTCTGGCCATGTATTACACTCAGCACTGCAGTCCCAGCCACCCCAAGAGGCATCCTGGCGGGGCAGGACAGCTCTCCCCCCCTCCCGACTCCCACCCTCACCCAGACAGCGTGGAGCAGATGCACCACTCTGAGCTGCTGGCCGAGGTGGACCGCAGCGAGTTCGAGCAGTATTTGAGTTCCTCTTCGGCGCGTGCGGACATGACAGGCTTGCCGTACGGGCCACACGAGGCTGGCATGCAAGGACCTGAAAGCCTCATATCATCGGTGCTGTCAGACGCCAGCACAGCTGTGTATTACTGTAGCTACAACAACTCCTAA